In one Stenotrophomonas maltophilia genomic region, the following are encoded:
- the purD gene encoding phosphoribosylamine--glycine ligase — protein sequence MKILVIGSGGREHALAWKLAQSSRVDEVLVAPGNAGTATEDKCRNVAVKVTDIDGLLALAQAEGVELTVVGPEVPLVAGVVDRFRAAGLRIFGPTAAAAQLEGSKAYAKDFLARHNIPTAFYAVHTDVEAALAYIREKGAPIVVKADGLAAGKGVIVAMTLAEAEDAVRDMLSGNAFGDAGARVVIEEFLDGEEASFISMVDGVHALPMATSQDHKRVGDGDTGPNTGGMGAYSPAPVVTPEVHARVMREVVNPTVQGMIADGIPFTGFLYAGLMIDASGAPKVIEFNVRFGDPETQPVMLRLQSDLVELVEAAIDGRLDQVQAQWDARPSLGVVLAAKPYPESPVTGDVISGLDEVPASAKVFHAGTALVAQGRVVSAGGRVLCVAALGDSVRDAQANAYAGVAKVSWANEFHRNDIGWRAIAREHA from the coding sequence ATGAAGATCCTCGTCATCGGCTCCGGCGGCCGCGAACACGCCCTGGCATGGAAGCTGGCCCAGTCCTCCCGCGTCGATGAGGTACTCGTGGCACCCGGCAACGCCGGCACCGCCACCGAAGACAAGTGCCGCAACGTGGCGGTGAAGGTCACCGACATCGATGGTCTGCTGGCCCTGGCCCAGGCCGAAGGTGTTGAACTCACCGTGGTCGGCCCGGAAGTGCCGCTGGTGGCAGGCGTCGTCGATCGGTTCCGTGCCGCCGGCCTGCGCATCTTCGGGCCAACCGCCGCCGCTGCCCAGCTGGAAGGCAGCAAAGCCTACGCCAAGGACTTCCTGGCCCGGCACAACATCCCGACCGCGTTCTACGCCGTGCACACCGACGTGGAGGCGGCACTGGCCTACATCCGCGAGAAGGGTGCGCCGATCGTGGTGAAGGCCGATGGCCTGGCCGCCGGCAAGGGGGTGATCGTTGCAATGACCCTGGCCGAGGCCGAGGATGCGGTGCGCGACATGCTCTCCGGCAACGCATTCGGTGACGCCGGCGCACGCGTGGTGATCGAGGAATTCCTCGACGGCGAGGAAGCCAGCTTCATTTCGATGGTCGATGGCGTGCATGCGCTGCCGATGGCCACCTCGCAGGATCACAAGCGAGTCGGCGACGGTGATACCGGGCCGAACACCGGCGGCATGGGCGCATACTCACCGGCCCCGGTGGTCACGCCGGAGGTGCACGCGCGGGTGATGCGCGAGGTGGTGAACCCGACCGTGCAGGGCATGATCGCCGACGGCATTCCGTTCACCGGCTTCCTTTACGCCGGCCTGATGATCGATGCCAGCGGCGCACCGAAGGTGATCGAGTTCAACGTGCGCTTCGGTGACCCGGAAACCCAGCCGGTGATGCTGCGCCTGCAGTCGGATCTGGTCGAGCTGGTGGAAGCCGCCATTGATGGCCGCCTGGACCAGGTGCAGGCACAGTGGGATGCGCGCCCGTCGCTGGGTGTGGTGCTGGCCGCGAAACCTTACCCGGAATCGCCGGTCACCGGCGATGTGATTTCCGGCCTGGATGAGGTGCCGGCCAGCGCCAAGGTCTTCCATGCAGGTACTGCACTGGTCGCGCAGGGCAGGGTGGTCAGTGCCGGCGGCCGCGTGCTGTGCGTGGCGGCGCTGGGTGACAGCGTGCGTGATGCGCAGGCCAACGCCTACGCCGGTGTGGCCAAGGTCAGCTGGGCCAACGAATTCCACCGCAACGACATCGGCTGGCGCGCGATCGCGCGTGAGCACGCGTAA